TTGTGTTCTTCAGATTGTTTACCCAGAAGTACTATCTTCTTCTCATAGATTAGTATTACTACTGTGTGCTCTGTGAATTCTTTAATGTTGTGAATTCTTTACGGTTTCAGATTCTTTTCAGATTGTTTATAAGTCAGATTCTTTAATGTTGTGAATGTATAGGAGAACAAGTTCGATTGTATAGGAGAACAAGTTGATTACTTTTGATGTCTAATTTCTATCTTGTAAATCTCTTTCAGGTGAAGGAAACATGGGACAAGATTATACCTAAGGACTCCTAATTAGATATACCATTGgacaaacattttttattagaattcttaactattcaaaaaaaaaaaaattactaaaataatgctaaggactccaatggtggtaagagcaacattaTCAAGACATTTGAACACTTCTTATGGGCGATCCTTACCCAATATTGgcccaaaattaaatataaagtcCAGTTAAATGAAGGAGACGATTTTTAGGTAAGAAGTTTTTTGACTTCGTTCTTCTGTCACGTGTCATTCTATGATACGTTTTGTGAAGCGATAGAGGGTCTCGTCGTTTTGCTCTGGATCTATTCTCTCAGtctccctcttctctctctctctctctctcgatccgTAGACGGCGATTCGCTGGAAGTGAAGAATCATCGGTCCACATCGATCAATCGTTTAATCTCGGCATCGAATCTGCACCAGGTTCGTattactctctctctccgtctccctcttctctgtctctctctctctcgtatcGATTTTGTGGATATAATTTTGGGATTATCGATTATGTGTTTCTAATATTTTGCATGCTTTGGGTTTGATCAAGGTCCGcggagtttgggtttagggtttcatcgTCTCTTCCTTCTCTCGCTGTCGACGGGTACTTCCGCCGCCGTCGTCTATTCTCGTCCATCTCGCCTCTCTTCTTTCTCCGGTTGGAAACCATCTCTGCCGCCGTCACCAACAGGTTTGTCTTCTTTCTCCGTCCTCCGTTAGCTATATAGAGGAATCATTTAAACAAATAGATTGGTGATTCGCCTTTTGGTTGTATATGATTGTATAGTGATCTGTTGGTTCGTGTTTCTGATGGACTTTCGTTTACCgatgaatatgattgtatagTGATCTGTGTTTTTGATTGTAAAGCAGAGGTTTTTTAGTGAATTTTTCGTACACTTGATTGATTAGGGaactttagttaaaaaaatatgctTGATTGATTAGTGAACTGAATTTTGAGTTCTATACTTGATTGATTAGTGAACTGAATTTTGATTGTATAGTTGATGGAGAGCCACGTTATATGTTGTGATCTATACTGAATTTTGATTCTATACTTGTTGTTTTAGATACATTGGATTCATCATTGACATGTGTTGTTTTAGTTGGTGTGTAAATTGAAGTAAGTAGGTTTTGACATTTAATGAAAACATTGTACTGACTTTTTTACTTAGTTTGGTTTCGAAGGAGTGTTACTTGGCAAAGTTTTGTAGTTAGTTTGCTTGGTTTTGTAGTTAGTTTCGAAGGAGTAATAAATATTGATTAGTTATGTGTAACGAGTATAAGTAACTAATGTGTATCATATTTACTTACTTGTTTGCTTTGATTCTTTATTTTCCGAGTAATAAATATTGATTAGACCCTGGTAGTTGATTGTTAGAGAAACATTTAAGCTCTCTGATGGTTGTTCTCTCAAATTTCTTTAAATAGCTGCAACAAGTTTAATTCTTGTTGTGGTTATCCCttactctcttctttctctcacgTATCTTTCTTTTCTATTTCTGTCTTTCTAATCGAAATGGATTCAAGGAATCCATTGAATCCCTATAGTGAGTCCCCTAGTTATAGCTATCTTCTCCATAGCCAAAACTTTCAGTATGGAAGTTATCCTTCTACTCAGTATCCATCCGAGATACCTCCTTATAGTTCACAACAACCTGACGGTCCACCTGAACGTGAAGACCCAGCAGTTGCCTCTAAGGAGAGAAGGCAATGGACTCCAGCTGATGACGAGGTCGTCATAAGTGCTTGGCTCAACACATCTAAGGATGCAGTGGTTGGGAATGAACAAAAATCAGGGACGTTCTGGAAACGTGTTGCTGAGTACTATAAATCTACTCACATGCTAAAGAGAGTGGTGAACCAAGAGAGTGGCTCCATATTAAGCAGAGGTGGCAGAAGATTAATGACCTCACCAACAAATTTTGCGGTGCTTACTCGGCAGCGGAGAGACAGATAACTTCTGGTCAGAGCGAGACTGACGTCCTCAAGATGGCTTATGATATCTACTACGCTGATCACAAGAGAAAATTCAATCTTGAGTATGCGTGGTGCGTGTTGAGGTTTGAGCAGAAATGGCTCAGTCTTAACACTCCTAAACCCACTAAACCCACTGGGAGTTCAAAGCGAAAAGCTGGAGAGGAATGTTCAGTGACCTCAAGCACCGCTGTTGGTGATGAAGAGGTCCGGCCCGAAGGTGTCAAAGCGGCTAAAGCAAGAAGGAAGGTGGGTCAAGGAAAGTCTCTTGCTGATGTTACTATTGTGATGGAGATGAAAGAGAGACTGTCAAAGCTTGCCATTTTAGACACATTGTTAGCCAAGACATGACCACTAAGCGAGGCTGAAGAGATTGTCAAGAACAAGCTGCTCGCTCAGTATTTCTGACTATCTGTTGCTGAGATATCTGTTTGTATTTCCTGAACTAGTTACTATGTTTGTATTTCATGAAATGTGTTGCTGAATTCGCTGTTTCATAATTGGTACATTAATGTATTTCTGTTTGGTAGCATTTTCCTTAATGTATGTGTTTGTGACTTCCCATGTGTAGTAAATGTATTTACCTAAATATTTTTCTGCTTGGTAGTtcttaaaaaaatgtattttcgaCATTTGATATACTTGTCTATCATCTTAAGGCTACTATTGActtactttcaattttttttttgcaggtttaaTTCGTAAAAATGGGCCGATATAGTTACAGCCAGCCTTCAGATTCATCACACTATAGTGGGGATCAAGCTGATAGTGGGTACAGCGAGACAGAAGAGCTTATTGGTCGTGACCAAGCTGAGTTGGAGTTGAAGTATCCTGAGCCGTCTCAGTACCCTACGCAGTATCCTCCACAACCTGAGGTGGAGTTTGGATTCCCCCAGGTTTGCTATTGTGGTGATGCACCAATTCTAGCTACATCAAAAAACGATCCGGGGAGGAGGGTATACACCTGCAAGAATGTGGATGATGGCGATTGCCATGTCTGGAAGTTTTGGGACGTCGCGgtgatggaggagatgagggTGAGGGATAAACACATTATGCAGTTGGAGGAAAAGGTAGATAACCTTACCTTAATGAGTAACTTTGAGTCTGAGGAAAAGGTGGTTAGGCTAGAGAACTTAGTTTCTGACTTGGCAAAgaagtcgtttactttaaaaattgagtttgaagtttGTGTTGGTGTCATGCTCTTTGTATTAGTGGTACTTGGTCTGGTGATCGGAGGGAAGTGATGTTGGTGTATTGTTATGTACTAATGTGTTGTATTGTTATGAACTTTATGAATTACAAATGTGTTGTATTGTAATGAATTAAATGTGTTAATTGTTTATGCCTCCACTCCATGTATATTGTTCGATTCAATCACTTGTATAATTAACTTATTGATATCGAATTTGTAAGCCAACTGTGCAACAACTACTTCACTCGttcacataaaaataattaaaatgtgacTTTGAAACAACAACTACTTGTCTCGTGAACCACTTTAAACAACATAATAATTCAAAGGTACAACATAATAATTCAAAGGTGTAAGAGTCACATGAGTTGTTTTTTACTTCCACAACAAAACAATATACATTCACAAGTTGTATCACGAGAACACAATATACATTCACAAGTTGTATCACGAGAAGAGCTTATTTGCCCCTATAAATATGAAAGATCATTGGCAATTTAAAGACATCCCTCCCCTTTCATCAACTCttcattttaaatgtaaaaaaactctaatggcatcttcttctcatTATCACTACCATAACGATGACGATGATGAAGATTATGTTAATTATTACGTTGAAGATTATGTTAATGATTACGTTCAAAACtttgatgaagaaccaaaagaGCGGAAGCAACGTATTTATATGGAGAGGCACCGAGAAGACGGCCACCAGATGCTCTGGAATGATTACTTTTGCGAGACTCCAACTTATAATGTTCAATTATTCCGACGacggtttcgaatgaacaaaTCATTGTTCCTGCGTATTGTGAATCGTCTCACAACCAACATACCGTATTTTCAACAAGGCAAAGATTGTACCGGACGGTCTAGTCTAACACCCCTACAAAAATGTACTGCAGCAATTCGACAGTTGGCATATGGCGGTGCAGCTGATTCACTTGATGAGTATGTCCGGCTTGCTGAAACGACAGCTCGGAAATGTTTGCACAATTTTACCGCCGGAATAATCAGCTTGTTTGGTGATGAATACCTCCGCCGTCCCACACATGAGGACCTGCAAAGACTTCTCTATATAGGAGAACAACGTGGATTTCCGGGGATGGTTggcagcatcgactgtatgcattgggagtggaagaattgccccactgcttggaaaggaatgtattcacgaggaaccgaaaaaccaacaattgttttggaggcggtagcttcaagtgacctctggatatggcacgcattttttggagctccaggtactatgaacgatcttaatattctcgatcgatcacccgtttttgatgacattattaacGGAATAGCGCCACAAGTGAACTTCTGTGTTAATGGTAATACATACCATTTGGCATATTATCTCactgatggtatttatccgaaatgagcgacttttattcaatctatccgaCTTTCACAAAGTGAGAAACATTCGTTATTTGCTAAAACCCAAGAAGCTGTtcgaaaagatgtggagcgtGCCTTCGGAGTTCTGCAAGCTAGATTTGCCGTAGTGAAAAATCCATCTAAGTTATGGGATAAAGAAAAAATAGCAAATATTATGAAAGCATgcatcatactccataatatgattgtcgagGATGAATGTTCAACATTCACTCAGTATAACGAGAGAGAATTTCAAGAAAGCGAAGAAGAGGATACATTCACCGTTACTCCGAATTCAAATCTCGGCACTGCAATGGATCGTCGATCGAGCGTTCGTAACAGACAAGCCCATGAACAATTAAAATTcgatttgattgaaaatatttgggcTAAATTTGGACATCTTCCAAATAACCAATGATTTTTAAGTTTCTGTGAATTGAATAAAATGTGTGTTagctattatttttaatttttttttaaatggaatgTAGTAAAatgtttgtaattttaatttaatgaaataaaaagtttttttttaatgtattgaaTATAAATGGATATATCTTAATtactatttataaataaaaataatatttttaacctAAGAACCTTCGAAAAGTTCTATTGATAATGTAGTATTTTAGTTAAGTATCTTACAAAACTTCTTAGACTAAAAATAGTCATTAAATATTCTAAGATGTTTGCTAAGAGTTGCCATTGATAATATTGCTCT
This genomic stretch from Brassica napus cultivar Da-Ae chromosome C9, Da-Ae, whole genome shotgun sequence harbors:
- the LOC111211621 gene encoding glutathione S-transferase T2-like, which translates into the protein MDSRNPLNPYSESPSYSYLLHSQNFQYGSYPSTQYPSEIPPYSSQQPDGPPEREDPAVASKERRQWTPADDEVVISAWLNTSKDAVVGNEQKSGTFWKRVAEYYKSTHMLKRVVNQESGSILSRAERQITSGQSETDVLKMAYDIYYADHKRKFNLEYAWCVLRFEQKWLSLNTPKPTKPTGSSKRKAGEECSVTSSTAVGDEEVRPEGVKAAKARRKVGQGKSLADVTIVMEMKERLSKLAILDTLLAKT
- the LOC111211623 gene encoding uncharacterized protein LOC111211623; this translates as MKDHWQFKDIPPLSSTLHFKCKKTLMASSSHYHYHNDDDDEDYVNYYVEDYVNDYVQNFDEEPKERKQRIYMERHREDGHQMLWNDYFCETPTYNVQLFRRRFRMNKSLFLRIVNRLTTNIPYFQQGKDCTGRSSLTPLQKCTAAIRQLAYGGAADSLDEYVRLAETTARKCLHNFTAGIISLFGDEYLRRPTHEDLQRLLYIGEQRGFPGMVGSIDCMHWEWKNCPTAWKGMYSRGTEKPTIVLEAVASSDLWIWHAFFGAPGTMNDLNILDRSPVFDDIINGIAPQVNFCVNGNTYHLAYYLTDGIYPK